One Mobula hypostoma unplaced genomic scaffold, sMobHyp1.1 scaffold_62, whole genome shotgun sequence genomic window carries:
- the LOC134341764 gene encoding zinc finger protein 235-like — MAHQRVHTGEKPFTCSDCGKSFTNSSTLQSHQRVHTGEKPFTCSVCGERFTQSSNLQSHQRVHTGEKPFTCSECGKGFTQSSNLQSHQRIHTGQKPFTCSECGKRFTKSFSLQSHQRVHTGEKPFTCSECGKRFTQSSHLQSHQRVHTGEKPFTCLECGKGFSRSSRLLAHQSVHSGEWPFTCSDCGKGFTCSSKLMAHQRVHTGEMLFTCSVSEKRFTQSSNLVAHQQGHTGEKPFTCSVCGKRFTQSSLLQSHQRVHTGERPFTCSICGKRFTHPSTLQNHQRVHTGEKPFACLVCGKRFTQSSTLQNHQRVHTGEKPFTCSVCGKRFTQSSNLQSHQRVHTGEKPFTSSECGKGFTQSSHLLAHQSVHNGERPLL, encoded by the coding sequence atggctcaccagcgggttcacactggggagaagccgttcacctgctcagactgtgggaagagtttCACTaattcatccaccctacagagccatcagcgagttcacactggggagaagccattcacctgctcagtctgtggggagagattcactcagtcatccaacctacagagtcatcagcgagttcacactggggagaagccgttcacctgctcagaatgtgggaagggatttactcagtcatccaacctacagagtcatcagcgaattcacactgggcagaagccgtttacctgctcagaatgtgggaagagattcactaagTCATTcagcctacagagtcatcagcgagttcacactggggagaagccattcacctgctcagaatgtgggaagagattcactcagtcatcccacctgcagagtcatcagcgagttcacactggggagaaaccattcacctgcttagaatgtgggaaaggattcagtcggtcatccagactactggcacaccagtcagttcacagtggggagtggccgttcacctgctcagactgtgggaagggattcacttgctcgtCTAagctaatggctcaccagcgagttcacactggagagatgctgttcacctgctcagtctctgagaagagattcactcagtcatccaacctagTGGCACATCAGCAaggtcacactggggagaagccgttcacctgctcagtctgtgggaagagatttacTCAGTCGTCCCTCctgcagagtcatcagcgagttcacactggggagaggccgttcacctgctcaatctgtgggaagagatttactcacccatccaccctacagaatcatcagcgagttcacactggggagaagccattcgcCTGCTTAGTCTGTGGGAAAAGATTCACCCAATCATCCACCCTACAgaatcatcagcgagttcacactggggagaagccgttcacctgctcagtctgtggcaagagattcactcagtcatccaacctacagagtcatcagcgagttcacactggggagaagccattcaccagctcggaatgtgggaaaggattcactcagtcatcccacctactggcacaccagtcagttcacaatgGGGAGAGGCCATTGTTATGA